In one Vibrio sp. CB1-14 genomic region, the following are encoded:
- a CDS encoding ABC transporter ATP-binding protein, giving the protein MYKRFEKFTEAFPKQDPEKPPEGILAFCRYYTRGFEKPIILMSLFSTIIAIAEVMLFGFMGQIVDWLTASDPQTFLSENGHTLFWVGFCVLVVLPTILLIASLLVHQTLLGNYPMAIRWQAHRYLLKQSLSFYQDDFAGRIATKVMQTSLAVRETVMKTADVFVYVLVYFTSILVMLAAADWRLMMPMLVWLCAYIGIQIYFVPKLKKVATEQADARSTMTGRIVDSYTNISTVKLFSHTDRETEYAEKGMKGFLDTVYRQMRLVTGFDVAVEFTNYVLLFTVTSISIYLWMDGAITVGAIAIAIGLALRINGMSMWIMWEVGALFENMGTVVDGMKTLSKPIDIKDEKDAKPIVVEKGSIDFDDVSFHYGENKGVISNLNLNIKPGEKVGLVGRSGAGKSTLVNLLLRFHDVEGGNIRIDGQSISKVTQDSLRSKIGMVTQDTSLLHRSIRDNILYGKPDATEEELLAATKQAHAHEFIETLTDPFGNKGYDAQVGERGVKLSGGQRQRIAISRVLLKNAPILILDEATSALDSEVEAAIQESLNELMEGKTVIAIAHRLSTIAAMDRLIVLDKGEVIEQGSHKELVAHGGVYAQLWAHQTGGFIGAEDTDKDSVA; this is encoded by the coding sequence CAAGATCCGGAGAAGCCGCCAGAGGGCATACTCGCTTTCTGCCGCTACTACACTCGCGGCTTTGAAAAGCCGATCATTTTAATGTCACTATTTTCGACCATCATCGCTATCGCAGAGGTGATGCTGTTCGGATTTATGGGACAGATCGTCGACTGGCTAACGGCCAGCGATCCCCAAACCTTTTTATCCGAAAACGGCCACACCCTGTTTTGGGTAGGTTTTTGTGTTCTAGTGGTGTTGCCAACCATATTGCTGATAGCTTCACTGCTCGTACACCAAACACTGCTTGGCAACTACCCAATGGCCATCCGCTGGCAGGCACACCGCTATTTACTCAAGCAGAGTCTCTCTTTCTATCAAGATGATTTTGCTGGGCGTATCGCGACCAAGGTGATGCAAACGTCTTTAGCGGTGCGTGAAACGGTGATGAAAACAGCAGACGTGTTCGTATACGTCTTAGTGTACTTCACCTCAATTTTGGTGATGCTAGCTGCTGCTGATTGGCGTTTGATGATGCCAATGCTGGTTTGGTTATGTGCTTATATTGGCATTCAGATTTACTTCGTACCAAAACTGAAGAAAGTCGCGACAGAACAAGCGGACGCACGCTCTACGATGACCGGGCGCATTGTGGATAGCTACACCAATATCTCTACCGTAAAGCTGTTCTCTCACACCGATCGTGAAACCGAGTATGCAGAGAAAGGCATGAAGGGATTCTTGGATACGGTTTATCGCCAAATGCGCCTTGTGACAGGTTTTGATGTCGCGGTTGAATTTACCAACTACGTGTTACTGTTTACCGTCACTTCTATCTCTATCTACTTGTGGATGGATGGCGCGATTACTGTCGGCGCTATCGCGATTGCCATTGGTCTTGCATTGCGTATCAACGGTATGTCGATGTGGATCATGTGGGAAGTCGGTGCCCTGTTTGAAAACATGGGTACCGTTGTTGATGGTATGAAGACTCTTTCTAAGCCTATTGATATCAAAGATGAAAAAGATGCCAAGCCAATTGTCGTTGAAAAAGGCAGCATTGATTTTGATGACGTGAGCTTCCACTATGGTGAAAACAAAGGGGTCATCAGTAACTTGAATCTCAACATCAAACCGGGCGAGAAAGTTGGTCTGGTCGGACGTTCAGGTGCAGGTAAATCAACACTAGTGAATCTACTGCTGCGTTTTCACGATGTTGAGGGCGGTAACATTCGAATTGATGGTCAATCCATCTCGAAAGTCACTCAAGACTCGCTACGCAGTAAAATCGGTATGGTGACACAGGATACCTCTCTGCTGCATCGCTCAATTCGTGACAACATCCTCTATGGTAAGCCAGATGCCACCGAAGAAGAGTTACTTGCTGCAACCAAGCAGGCGCATGCTCATGAGTTTATCGAAACCTTGACCGACCCGTTCGGTAATAAGGGTTACGATGCGCAAGTCGGCGAGCGCGGTGTCAAGCTCTCCGGTGGACAGCGTCAACGTATTGCCATCTCACGAGTGCTGTTGAAAAACGCCCCTATCCTGATCCTTGATGAAGCAACATCAGCGCTGGATTCAGAAGTAGAGGCCGCGATTCAAGAGAGCTTAAATGAGCTGATGGAAGGTAAAACGGTTATCGCCATCGCGCACCGACTATCAACCATAGCGGCTATGGATCGCCTGATTGTTCTCGATAAAGGTGAAGTCATCGAGCAAGGCAGCCACAAAGAGTTGGTTGCTCACGGCGGAGTCTATGCTCAGCTCTGGGCGCACCAAACGGGCGGCTTTATTGGTGCCGAAGATACCGATAAAGATAGCGTAGCCTAA